Genomic window (Rhineura floridana isolate rRhiFlo1 chromosome 13, rRhiFlo1.hap2, whole genome shotgun sequence):
CAAGAGTAGACTTTTACACTCTGCCGAGAATCTCACCTCCCTTCCTCTCAAATCTCATGTCCTTGCTCCTGGGACCAATTTGCCCGCTATCAAATCTTCCTCCACCGCTGTGTTATAGTGAAAAATAGCCAGCGATAACTTTGGGGAAAGGGGGCAAAGAAAACTGCTGACTTGAAATCCGAGGCGAGGGTCCATCATTTATACTAATGAGCTAGCTTGGGTGGGGGAGAATttgtgaggtgtttttttttttaagaaaaggagtAAATAACCACAGGTCTTTTAAACCTGATATGTATTTGAAAATACCCCAATCTCagagtggtgagagacttccaggcgTTTCagaatttggtttccttggaatgaaggttagcagagactgtggtgactttagaatatatggttttatttgcccatatatacaacctgagcacaaGATGGAAGGGTTTTCAGCATTAATCTTGCTTCCCTGTTAGGCTTCTAGAAGAGActtcccaaagccatagctttggattcagcacagagagtgaGGCAAGCCTCTGTGTTTTTCCAGCTCCAAGCTTCCGATCAGACTAAAGCACAAAATCTACCTCCTGCCCCAACCAGGTGAGGGGGGAGGGCTACCCtcgttcctatggcaacacatctgctcttCACCAAGTCTTCAGACATATGAATAACGTCCATCAACTTAACAAAGAGACTGGCTTGACCAGTACAGTAGGTTCCTCTGCTACAACTCCATTTATACAGATTCAAAACCACAGGCTAGAAGGGGACCTAAAGACATCATGCAGatcccccccaatcctataacaatcaatacacacacacatatatgggacctgcaacaaaatgttgcaatatacagtgctcttgttcaggattccagccagccagccagccagacacTCTTCTAGGATACACGAGCGAGCCCTGCTGGCCATCTTGCACAAAACATGTGTCCACCTACTGGCTGAGCGCTAGACCTGCCTGTCGGAGGAAAAGCTGGCCAGCCTCATGGAGCACCTCCTTGACGCAGGGAGCTATAGCATCTCTCGCCTGGGCAAGAGTTCACCTCGGCCCTTTTCTTTGCCACCAACGTCCTTACCACCACAGGTAGAGAGTAGCAGCAGCACGACCAATGGGAAGCTGTCCTGGTTGTCCTTTTGGAGGGCAGGCAGAAAACCAACTGGTGTAGAGCGAGCACTGCTCTGTTGTGGTTACGGGCACATAGTCCCTCTCTCGACATGGGGCAAAATATTCTGCATCTTGTACTCCTGTGTGGGCATTCCCCTGACCTTGGTGCTCCTGGCCTGCCTGCTCCAGTACCTGCTGCCCATCCTGAGCCACTGCCCTGTTCACTACATCCACACCTGCTGGGGCTTCCCACTGGCCCACGTGGCACTGGCCCACGCCACAGGGCTGGAACTAGCCACCCTCGGACTCTTCATGCTCATCCACGCTGTCTGCTTCTGGGTGCTTGAACACAACTGGAACTTCCTGGAGTCCGTGTATTTCTGCATCATCTCCCTCAGCACCATTGGCCTGGGCAACTACTTGCTGTGGGGCAGCTCTCAACCACCTCTACACAAGCTCTATGAGCTCAGCATCACCTGCTACCTACTTGTTGgtttattggccatgcttgtgacTGTCGAGACGGCACACCAGCTATGGGATATCCGTGCTTTAGTCCATTTTTTTGCTCCTGCCCATGACCCACCCCCTGAGGATGATGACCGCCTGGAAATCTTGGCTAGGGACCAGCTTGCCTTGATTACTCTGTCTGGCTCCACTTCCCAAGATGGGCCTATCGAAATGGGTACCACTTGATATCTCCCGGGGGGGATTGATATTGACTGGTGCTTTTGTTGATTGTATTGATGCTTTACCTGTCTTGTCTTTCtattattgctattttattgtattatatttgtattattattgttaactgCCCTGagcaccatttggtggaaaggcaAAATACAAAttctagtaataaataaataaaaatactctaTTCCAGTCTCCCTGCCACCAATGGCCCAGCTTCCTAGTGTTTCCCCAACCCCTCAACAGTCAATCAGTATACTGTACCCATGGAGCATGTGGAGTCCTTATTAGGCTGCTTATTGGGGGGTACTTCTCCAAACCCTTGGGGTTCCCCCAgctctgctgatacctccctctttcGTGTGTCTCTACACACTTTTGGAGAAGGAGTTCACTGTCGTGTGTGTCTGTAATGTGCTAGATGTCCCCCAAGCTGATGTCACCAAAGGTCTTGGGGGACACCctctagaacaggagtggggcaactgtgaccctccaggtgctgcaggactacaactcacatgattcctgaccattgtccatactGACTGGGGCAGGTGGGAATTGGAACCAgtagaggctggcccattagggtaactggggtgctgccccaccaagctTAGTCTGCCTCCACCTGCCTACCTCCTTCCTTATAAGCAGTCTGGGGTTGTTGTTGCTTTGTCAacttccacctcctcctcagtctcagtgctgcctttgtagaactcagcggggaggaggatgggtagaaaatcaatattagttggctctgcctgtcattggctctggctccacctattctTGGCCTCCCTGTCTTCCGTCCTACCAgacccaatggacaccagcttgCACCAAACctgacaacaactggagggccacagactcctTACCCTCATGCTAGAAAGGCACCCCAAAGGCTGCCTCAAACAGTTCAGAATGAAATGGTGGAGATTCTCTCATTGCTGCATTCAGCATCTTCTTTGGAGAAGATGAACCTTTTATTTATGTTCCATCATAATAGACAAGATGCTTCTGGGTTTGGTTTTGTCTCCTTCTACCAGCATTTGACCAATGCcatttggggaagagccatagcttagtgggagagcatctcctttgtgtgcagaagatcccaggttcagtccccagcatctccaggtaagctgggaaagactcctgcctgaaatcctggagagcagctgccagtcagtgtagacaatactgacctagaaggaccaatgatctgattcagaataaggcaacttcttatgtcCCTATATAATGGTGTTGCTTTGCTTTTATTCTGACCAGAGGTTTAGCATCACAGTTTAGATTGGTAATGTTAGCAGGGCAATGCATTTTTGTGGTCCTCCTTGGTCCAATATTATGCACATTCTTACTGTGAAGGCCCCAAAATGTTTTTTTATCAaacatttacagtagggccctgctaatacggcgggttagggaccaggcccccaccgtaaagcagaaatcaccataaagcggggccccatagactataatgggctgcattgcgcgaaaatgacatcaaaatggcgtGCGATGGAAAAaacccgctgtattagcggaacaagcgctgtaagagcggggcctttccctaattgaaaaccgccgcatgaacgaagcgccgtaaaatggaacaccgtaaagcggggccctactgtatttaaaatGATTACACATAGAGGAAGAAAGCACAACACTTAAACTGATATAGCGCTATGAGTAGATAATTTCATGATGGCTGCCATTTCACTTCAACAGCCTGAAGGGTCCACTGAATTTACCCAGGAGTCATCCGCTCAACTACATACCATTGTCATATCTTTCGGGATAAAACTTTTAAAGGCGGTAACCCAATACTCAGTTTcctgctgggagtaagccctattgaactcagtggggcttatctcTAAGAAAATACATCTAGGGTTGCACCGTTAAAGGCTTTAAAATGCATTGCTTCATGATTAAggacaagggtagccaatgtggtgtcttcTGGATATTACTGGGCTCCAGTTCCGATCCCTGTCCATTTACCATGCTGGTTGGAACTGATGGGCGTTGGAGCctgacaacatccagagggcatcaTATTTCCTACCCCCAATCAAGGATATATTACCGCATCATGTAATTACATTCTGTGCCTTGTAATCTTTTCAGTGTTCTTTCTGTGATATTGCAGATTGCACTACCAAAAGCCAAGAGGCATGAATCTGGTCCCAAACTTCAGGGGGAAGCTCTGCATGCCTAGTGGATTTTCTTGGCCATGTaaataatataaaaccctattgcatGCTCCACAGCTTCTGCCAATGGACCCCACCTATTTGAACTTCTCTTTGGGGGCTTTTCCCCGCCCACCTAGTGATTTTGAGTGATGCATAAAGTCCCTGAAAAATGGCACCGTATTTAATTCTACACACATTTCCATAATTAAATCaaagcagttttgttttcagacacacaagcacaagatctcttctccccccctcccaccccacaccccatgAAGTTCAGAGCTGGGCAACCCAGGCTTTCTCACTCACACAAGACAATAAGCATCTTACTCATTGTTCAGCAAATAATTAGGAGCTGTGTGTTTGGTTGTGTATGCCTGTAGCTGtaattatcttcattttctagtGAATGTAGGAGTTAGCTAAGCATTGATGGAAGAAGCCATTTGCAATGACATTGAGTCCATCTGGTATAATACATCTGCAAGCAAATGAAAAGAAGACATTTTGATGGTTACATCTAAATTAGCCTTGAGCTCTGTAAAAAAATGCTCATCAAGTCTGCAACATTTAATTACCAGATCATCAAGTACGTACAGTAAATTAGGGAAGTCCATTGTGCTTGGCCTCCACATCATGTGCATATATACTCTTttacaatatattcattttggggTGGAGGGTGCATAGTGTTGGGCATCTCTTTGGAATGGGTCAGGCAATGCACTTTCAGTTTGTCCCCTTACACTGGAAGAGATTAAGCATGCAAACTGAGATACCTTTCACATTTACCCTATAACCTTCTTGAATAGTCCTTGCAAAGTGAGAATGTTGGTTCCTTGGCCAGTTTTATGGCACCAGCAGATGtccaccatcaccaccttctggaactggATCTTGTTTTTACACGTGAAGATGAAAGCTTGCACATTGTGATCAATCTCCCCATGTTTGGGGACAATGCTATAGACTCTGGGGAGGTGATGGAGTGGGGGAGGGAATTAACCCCCTCACACTGACCCTAGATGACTCCACTCCCCCAGAACCCCCAACATCTAGGAAGCCCATCTTGCCACCATCTTATGTTCCCATTATCCTCAGAGCTTGAGACCTGGAAATTAAGGTGACGCCATAGTCATCCCATTGCCATTGGAAACAGTAGTTGCTAAAGCAGGCAAAGCCCCCTTTATGACTAGAGCCTTTTCCTGGTGGAGGCAGAGCTATCCACCCACAGACTGAGCTGAAGCCCTAATTATGTCTCACTCTATGGTTTTCTATTGCTGAAGCAAATGTGAATGTTCCTTCATTCAGAGCTGTCCAGGGTCTTCACTGGAACTCTTGGGGGAGACCCATTTGAGCTGATGTGGACATCCATACTCAGGGCTgacctgggcaccagcctgccctggggccctgcactccccttctgcaattcagGGCATGGTTGGTACTGTGGGTCGCAGGGCAGAAGCTCCCAAGCCGCCCaccattcccccgctctacttacctttctctgtgctgtttttttggcTATGTGCACTGTGCgggcagggttgccatcaatcaagatggtggctgaggtttccctaaggggctgaagcctctaccgccatcttggttgatggcagcaatgtgcgcgtgtagcacacatgtgtgccatcaaccaagaaacCTCGGCCACAATCTTGATTGATGACAACCCTATGCACGCAGTGCATGCAGCCGCAAATAAGCCGCaaaaaagcagagagaaaggtaggcgaagcaggggaatggcgggtggctcggaagctcctgtcctgcaatccacggcagcaatcctgccgcggattgcagaaggggagtgcaggggctcttgtagccccaggggcccttggccagggccccacctttAGAGTCGGCCCTGTCAATACTTATTCTTGAAAAGTCCTACATGCATGATGTGTCATAGGTTcttctaaggcagggatgggaagcagtgaccctccagacattatgggactacaactcccttcatcacccctgaccatcgGCCGGACGCTTAATCAGTGTATGCCCTGCCATCTGAGTTAAACAAACTACACTGTGTTCTGATGTAGAGCTTCTTTGCACACCAAATATGGCAGTTCATAGTAGCACTGCTTTTTAGCTTTGGAGCATAGCCTCAGTATGGATTGGCTGTCAGCTCTTAATTATATCAGAAGTATTCCCATCCCCCCAATGTGGACCTTTGTGGCCTAAATTCTAACCACAAATGAACTTTTTTCTTGTTTAATGTATTATCGAGGTAAAGGGATAAAATCTTTCATTGATTGGATGTGTTTAACCCTGACAGAATAAATGCTACAGTGTAATGATGAATTGCATCTGGTTCTCCTTCATCTTGTAGGCTATGTATATATCTCCAAAGCACCCTGCACAGTAATGGTGAATCTGACCAAGTGAATAAATAACGATTACTTAGCAAAAGCTTGCACAGAGTACTACCACACTCCATTATTTTCATGTTTTGGACAAGAGGTGGCCACTTTCTGTGTGTACAAGAACAAGTCAATTTTCTAAACAGTGGTCAAGAATCTGACGTGTTTGAGCTACAGTACGCAATTAGCGTTCCCTAGAAGCAAAGTCAGTCTTCTTATATTACCACAGCatgggtggctaatctgtggtcctccagatattgttgatctttcagcatggtcaatgtccagggatgatgggagtcatggtccagcaacatctggagggcaccagattgggaaggctgatctaaaaGAAAGCCTTTGGAGGCATCAGGTTAAAGTGTTCCTCCCCTGGATTTAAAAATATGTCCTGGCTTTTCCTGTGGGCTCGGGGTAACTTTCATCAAAAGAATGAGCTTACAGCCACCACCTTGACTCACCTTATATTTAATTCAGTTTTTCCCCTCAAGTTTTCTCAGAAAATTCTTGGGAAAAGGTCCAACTTTCCAGTTATTTTCTGGGAAAGTTCAGGGAACTTCCTGCCAAACCTCCTTTAcaatttctcccccttctcaaGCAAAATTACCCTTGTGGGCTGGCTGGAGAAAGAGTGGCTGGTGGCAAGGTCAATCTGATCAAGGCTTGAACTTCAGATGAGGTGTATGTTGGACTTGGCTTGTATTGGGGGCAGGATATCCATACTGAATTCACTGATATCACTAGTTCCGCCACCCCTTCATGCAAAGTCTTCTCTATCCCTCCCTAAATTTgaggatgctttaaaaaaaaaatcttgcttggTTTAACTCCTATCATCTCGTGCCTTGTGTCCAGACGTCCTTACTTGTCCAATCACACACCATTTGGATTTCCGTCTCCCCTCCAAACCTAATACCTTCCGGACATCCGGCACTTTTATGGGATGCCCTTCAGTAGCTGCCAACAGCCATGGGAAAACTCCTAGGAAAAGAAGGAAGATGGTACCAGTCATCAGAGGAAACAGCAGATTATAAGTCTGGGATAGGCACTGATGCAttgccaagagagagagagggtggagaGAAAAGAAGGTGTAGACTTGCATAAAATATGTAAATATCAATGCAAAATTTACAATAATTACTATTATTTAAATAGAAACAATACTTCTTGCCACAGTGGGAAATACTGCGACTAGATGACCTTaggagaagggccttagctcagtggtagagcatcttctttgcatgcacaaggtcccagcttcaatccctgatgCCTCCAAAAAGGGCTAGGAGAGACACCTGCCTTAAACCTTGGATAGCCGCTGACCGTTGGTATAGACgtgggatgggggacctgtggcctgttgctggactccaactcctatcagccccagcaaccatggccagtggtcagggatgataggcgcTGGAGTatgacaatatctggaggaccacaggttctccatccctgttgtagacaatactgagctagatggtatgatttagtataaaacagtttcctgtgttcctgggCCTTCTCCATCTGttgttgatgagcaacttcaaggcccctgcagaCCTCTCTTTTTATGACTATTTTGAAAATTGGATTTGAACTAAAGGGGCCATTtgcaaatagaggactgtcctctgactgcccttcaaatagaagactatCACGTAGGACACTGTATCACCCCATATGAATATTTCTGATGGAGAGGCCAGATCCTTTCCTCCACCCCCAAAGTACCAATTAGCACTGCAGCAATCTtgatggtaagtgaattgagttttctgccttgaaTCAACTTTTCATGTTTGTTGGCTAGTTATACTCACTTTGAGGTCACAAACTTGCTGATTGCACCTGTAATTTTCGTTTCTGCTGAGCCAATGTAAAGCAGGGAAGACTGGGAGAAGCACATTATTGAAAGCTTCTTGGGGAGTTTCAATACCTCCTTTGGTAAGTTTTATTGCAAAACCCTGCAGCAAAGTCTGCAGCCTTCTGAAAAGAGAGGCTCATGATTTGCAAGGCACCAACAGCTATCGCTTaacctgcttaaaactttcctCCACCGGGAACAAAGATTGAAGTATGAAATGCATACTGCACTTCTACTAGCTATGTCCATTTGGAAGCAGACATGGAAATATTTTCCTGATGCCTGGGGGAGCCTTTACCTTTATAGAAGttgcctctgttttctctttgaaatgCACACCAGAACCATCTGcagatatttatgtatttatgggCACATATGTGTATCCCTGCCATGTGGTTGATTGTCCAGGGCACTGGATAGGTGCTGGATAGGTGCAGAAGAACTAAGATCCCGATACTTTCCCTATTCTACTGAATCTTGCACCTCTTGCCTCGACCTCTTCTTCCATGCATTGGCCAAGGGAAGTCTTCTTGTGCTTGAATCTGTCCATTGATAGAGATGCTTCTCTGTCTGCCTCCATAGCCAGAGGTAGCTACCAAAGACAGGGCtatctctgtggtggcacccaaattatggaactccctctTTAGACATTCTCTTggaaccatctttgttatcttgtAGGCACTGGGCAAAGTACATCCTGTTACTCCACAGTATTTAACTTCTGGCTCAGCTGCTGTAATTTTGTGGTTTTACTGCTACTTGTTATCATATTTTGTTTCACAGAAATGTCATCAGCTGCCTTGAAGCCAGATGTGGTGAAAGTATAAACTTTACAAATAAGTTAGCTAATTAAATAGTCAAAAGTGGTGTAGCAACCATAAAAGGAAGCCATACTACTTTGACCTTTTTTCATGGAGAGTAAGGGTattaatggttactagccataatgactgtattctacctccactgttggaggcagtatgtctctggatAGCAGTTGCTGGATATAGCAGGTGGGGAAAGCACTGCTGCACTCAGATTCtgtttgcaagcttcccatataCCTCTGGTTGACCacagtgaaaacaggatgctggactagatggcctcatccagcaggactcttcttatgttcttacattcttacctTCAGTGTCTGGACAAAGTGGGTCATGGAAGACATGCTAGTCACCTATGGTTTCACTCATATTTTGGTAAGACAGGGATTAACctgagaaggttttttttttcccagcACAATCCTGGATCTTCACTTGTAACATTGCTATAGCAAACAATGAACCCAGCAGAGAGGAACCAAGGCACAACCAAGGTGTTCACATGGCAGTGGAAAGTTAAGGTTCACCAGGTAATTCCATGGCCAACAATGGATTCCATGCACCTGTACTCTGGACTGTGACTGTTGTTTCTATAGCAGGTAAGCCTACATGGGGAGTCCTAAACTTCACCATGGAGGAAAGACAAGAATACCTGAAGACCAGTTGCAGGTCACATGCTGCTAATCTGTTTCAATGACTTGACATCTTTTGCTGTAATGGTATCGTTTTATGCAACAAGAAGTAACAGCCCCGAAGAATAATCAGTCTGTTTATTGATTTGGCTTGTTTAGTGTTACTGTGCCTAATCAATAAACCCCCAAAGTATCTTGTCATAATGGCTGCTTTGTATTAGCCTCTCCAGTAGCTTTCCAGCTGCCCAGAGAGTGGGATCGATACACTGAAAATGCTCTTCCACACTCCTCCTTATGAAATGTTTGTATTTCTCCATGTGAGTTTTATGCTGGTAAATGGCTTTTACGATAAGTTGAGGgctctttatatatataaaaaaagtgtTCCATATTGCAATACACACACCACATAGCCATCAAGCCACCTGGGAGATACTTTCAAGGTCACTGGTGAATTGACTAAAGGAGATTCATAAACCGTTCAAATCAAGTCTTGCAGACACAGGACAAGAGCCAATGAAGTGGTTCCAAATGGACTACAAGTAAGATGATTGTAGGGTAGTTAGGGTCCCCCTcctgagttttgttttgttgtcagaTGGTAAGTAGTACACCTTGATATCCTGGGCATTTTCAGGTAGGACAGAGAAAGTATTTTGTCAGAAAACCTGCAGATCCTATGCCAGTTATTATAGAGCAGGGGTATCTGatgtggtgcactccagatgttttggagtacagttttttatccttgactattggccatgcaatctagggctgataggagttgtagtctacaaaTCTAAAGTGAGTGGGCTTGGCAGAAATTACTTCGGAGTCCCAAAAAGAAAGTTTATGTGCAGCCAGAGGCACTCGGTAGCCACCTACAAGTATACGgcctgtgtgagtgtgtgtagaaactagcgtACTGTGCAAAGATAAACTTTACACTAATTGCTCcacccacgtttgcctctggccccacccactgtcataatggcccttggaagattgcctAGATAGGAATGCAGCTGTCagattgaaaaaggttccccacccatgctttaAAAATTTCAAGCTTGATTTGGGATTATCACTTTTTCCATACTTCCGTTGCACAAAGTTGGAAGGTTGGAAAGCAGTGGACTGCACATTTAGGCACCCTCTAAAATAGATTGTCGTAGCTCTTTGCTTCACCCATTATTCAGAAGGGAGAGAATTTGGTGTGGAGATAGTTTGTTTCAGTTCTGTTTCATTGTTAGCAGTGCTCGCTATGGGGTATCCAAAATCAAAAAGATGTTCTGCATCAGAAAGGGCTGGAGAAATTTATTTGTACTTGCTTTTACAAGTTCAGGAAAATAAAGAGATGCTAAGAAAAGAAATGTGCTTCAGGGTTTTGTGCTGGCCTTTCAGGGATTAAAAAGATGCATAAATTGATCTCAGCATGCTACATGGGCAGTGGATTGCTCTTTCAAATCTTTGAAGAGCTGGAGGAAGGGTGCTAGTTTTCCTGTCTGCAGAATAAGAGATCTGGGTTGGTGGAATTGTTCCCATCTCTCTATTGCAAGGATGGGGATcccatggtcctccagatgtcatgggactccagctctcatcagccccggccaacaaggccagtggtcaagaactatgggagttggagcccagcaacacctggagggacacaggttccccatccttgctgaaCTGGAATGAGAGGAcatagggctgattcacacacatTTATCACTCACAGTGGCTACAACATCAAGGGTTGCTTGCATGGATGAAAAAGGTATGGCGCTGGTGTATATTGCTCCATTAGATCCCTCAGGATATACTCTCTCTAAGGCATTTTTGGTCAACTGGTGATCTGCgggctatttatttttatttatttattcaacttattagtcgcttatctggctgaattgtcagccgctctaagcgacgtacaaagcagaacatgcaaacatcaaaacattaagagactaacaataaaaactaacaataacggaaaagctaaaaaaacaggaacagcaaaccaaaaacattcatcttcctggtaaaggacagtccccaaacaaatgtcactaagagcaggggtggggggcaaggcaggtggaaatgccaCCCCTTgaaggtcccagcacagtcccatccctgcagcagcacgacccAGCctgcagctcccccccccccgataaggcccaggcagaggggcggggcaaggcaggtggaaatgcttgccccttgatggtcccagcacagtctcatccctgcagcagcacgacccagcctgcagctcctcctgataaggcccaggcagaggggcagggcaaggcaggtggaaatgcttgccccttgatggtcccagcacagtctcatccctgcagcagcacgactcagcctgcagctcctcccaataaggcccaggcagaggggtggggcaaggcaggtggaaatgcttgccccttgatggtcccagcacagtcccatccctgcagcagcacgactcagcctgcagctcctcctgataaggcccaggcagaggggtggggcaaggcaggtggaaatgcttgccccctgatggtcccagcacagtctcatccctgggCTAGAATCAGTCCCAGAAACAGTTTTATCTGACCCCTGTTAATTCTACcaaatttgaaatgtagtgtagCAAAGGTTTGTAGATAGTTTAATTCCTATGGAAAATATGTTCAGGTAGCACTGAAACCAACTCACAGGTTGTGAATTTTGGGGATGGGGCATTTCATCAATGGGGGGTGTCATGAACAGTGGTGTGGTTCACTCTGCTTTCCAGCAGCATCCATGCTCCCTGCTGCTAAGTGCAGTTTTCTTTAAAACTTCAttccctgatttttaatttatgctCCTCCCCTTACTTTGGTTTGG
Coding sequences:
- the LOC133369153 gene encoding potassium channel subfamily K member 1-like; this encodes MEHLLDAGSYSISRLGKSSPRPFSLPPTSLPPQVESSSSTTNGKLSWLSFWRAGRKPTGVERALLCCGYGHIVPLSTWGKIFCILYSCVGIPLTLVLLACLLQYLLPILSHCPVHYIHTCWGFPLAHVALAHATGLELATLGLFMLIHAVCFWVLEHNWNFLESVYFCIISLSTIGLGNYLLWGSSQPPLHKLYELSITCYLLVGLLAMLVTVETAHQLWDIRALVHFFAPAHDPPPEDDDRLEILARDQLALITLSGSTSQDGPIEMGTT